One Manihot esculenta cultivar AM560-2 chromosome 18, M.esculenta_v8, whole genome shotgun sequence genomic window carries:
- the LOC110606892 gene encoding pentatricopeptide repeat-containing protein At1g19720 isoform X2, translating into MENLMASMISTTLPPIVNARDTLSKFSPRNATSSIPSPVKLHPRITDSHLNYLCKMGRLSEAVMALESIGQHGSKVHAHIDLVEEKTPFLDTKLVSMYAKCGSLRDARKLFDETRDKNLYTWSAIIGAYSREHRWKEVVGLFYMMMEYDCLPDGFLLPKILQACGNCRDIKTGELVHSLAVKCGVDSFPFINNSILAVYAKCAKLSLARRCFESMEKRDKVAWNTMISGYCQIGEIEEAQRLFDEMYEEGIKPCLVTWNIMISGYNQIGCCDVAMELMKKMENLGINPDVVTWTSMISGFAQNNRTDKALDLLNEMILAEVVPNGVTISSALSACASLKVLNQGLEIHALAVKMGFTDDVLVGNSLIEMYSKCGEPEAASEVFDMMSEKDIYSWNSMIGGYCQAGYCGKAYVLFMQMQKSEIQPNVITWNNMISGYIQNGDEDRAMDLFRRMEKDGKMKRDTASWNSLISGYLQIGQKDKAMSIFRQMQYCSVSPNTVTILSVLPACASLIALKKVKEIHGCVLRRNLVSVLAVSNSLIDTYAKSGNIGYSRTIFGRMLWKDFITWNTLIGGYVLYGCSDAALNLVDQMRKLGIKPNRSTFVSIILAHSLVGMVDEGERAFSSMIEDHQIIPSLEHYLAMVHLYGRSGKLKEALKFIEDMPMKPDSSVWSALLTACFIHGNFGLAIHAGESLLDLEPADSLIQQLVLQAHSLCGKPGDSSEVKRFEKDFKVPKLIGHSWIEVKNVVHSFVAGDGSKSCSDHLFSWIESVSKEVKAFDLHRGFYIEEEESEEIIGVHSEKLALAFAFVCGPSAPQSIRIVKNLRMCGDCHWMAKYISMKYGCEIYLSDSKCFHHFKSGRCSCGDYW; encoded by the exons ATGGAGAACTTGATGGCGTCCATGATTTCTACAACCCTACCACCGATCGTGAACGCCCGTGACACACTATCAAAATTCTCACCGAGAAACGCCACATCCTCAATTCCCTCACCAGTAAAGCTCCACCCAAGAATCACAGACTCACATTTGAATTACCTGTGCAAAATGGGTCGCTTGAGTGAGGCCGTAATGGCTCTTGAATCCATAGGTCAACATGGATCCAAG GTTCATGCGCATATTGATTTGGTCGAAGAAAAAACCCCATTTCTCGATACCAAGTTGGTTAGTATGTATGCTAAATGTGGATCTTTAAGGGATGCACGTAAACTGTTTGATGAAACTCGGGATAAAAACTTGTATACATGGTCGGCGATCATTGGTGCGTATTCCAGAGAGCACAGGTGGAAGGAAGTTGTGGGGCTTTTTTATATGATGATGGAATACGATTGTCTACCTGATGGATTTTTGTTGCCTAAGATATTGCAGGCGTGTGGAAATTGTAGGGATATTAAGACCGGTGAATTGGTACATTCTTTGGCGGTCAAATGTGGAGTGGATAGCTTCCCATTTATTAATAATTCGATTTTGGCTGTGTATGCAAAGTGCGCGAAATTGAGTTTGGCAAGGAGGTGTTTTGAGAGCATGGAAAAAAGAGATAAAGTGGCTTGGAATACTATGATATCTGGGTATTGCCAAATTGGTGAGATTGAGGAAGCTCAAAGATTGTTTGATGAAATGTATGAAGAAGGGATCAAGCCATGTTTAGTAACTTGGAATATAATGATATCTGGTTATAATCAGATAGGTTGTTGTGATGTTGCAATGGAATTGATGAAGAAAATGGAGAATTTGGGGATAAATCCTGATGTTGTCACCTGGACATCAATGATCTCAGGGTTTGCTCAAAACAATAGGACAGATAAGGCACTCGATTTGTTGAATGAGATGATTTTGGCGGAGGTTGTACCCAATGGAGTTACCATTTCCAGTGCACTTTCAGCATGTGCATCTCTGAAAGTATTAAATCAAGGGTTAGAAATTCATGCACTCGCTGTTAAGATGGGTTTTACTGATGATGTGCTAGTTGGAAATTCACTTATTGAAATGTATTCAAAGTGTGGTGAACCTGAAGCTGCTTCGGAGGTCTTTGATATGATGTCAGAGAAGGATATTTATAGTTGGAACTCGATGATTGGAGGATATTGTCAAGCTGGATATTGTGGTAAAGCCTATGTGCTCTTTATGCAAATGCAAAAATCTGAAATACAACCTAATGTCATCACGTGGAATAATATGATATCTGGATATATACAAAATGGAGATGAGGATCGAGCCATGGATCTCTTTCGAAGGATGGAGAAAGATGGGAAAATGAAGCGGGATACTGCATCATGGAACTCTCTTATTTCTGGTTATTTGCAAATTGGACAAAAGGACAAGGCAATGAGCATATTTCGACAAATGCAGTATTGTAGTGTTAGTCCCAATACTGTTACCATTTTGAGTGTCTTACCTGCTTGTGCAAGTTTAATTGCtctaaaaaaagtaaaagagaTCCACGGTTGTGTGTTGCGCAGAAATCTAGTATCTGTACTTGCAGTTTCAAACTCACTGATTGACACTTATGCAAAATCAGGGAACATAGGATATTCAAGAACCATATTTGGTAGAATGTTATGGAAAGATTTCATTACCTGGAACACACTGATTGGGGGTTATGTTTTAtatggttgttcagatgctgcCCTTAATCTTGTTGACCAGATGAGAAAGCTGGGAATTAAGCCAAACAGAAGTACTTTTGTGAGTATTATTCTTGCACACAGTCTTGTTGGAATGGTGGATGAGGGGGAGCGAGCTTTCTCTAGCATGATTGAAGACCATCAAATTATACCTTCTTTAGAACATTATTTAGCTATGGTACACTTGTATGGTCGTTCTGGTAAGCTCAAAGAGGCATTGAAATTTATTGAGGATATGCCAATGAAACCTGACTCCTCTGTTTGGTCTGCCTTGCTAACTGCTTGCTTCATTCATGGCAATTTCGGCCTGGCAATCCATGCAGGGGAAAGTTTACTTGACTTGGAACCAGCGGATTCTTTGATCCAGCAGTTAGTTTTGCAGGCACACAGTTTATGTGGAAAACCTGGAGATTCTTCAGAAGTGAAAAGATTTGAGAAGGATTTCAAAGTACCAAAACTCATTGGACATAGCTGGATTGAAGTAAAAAACGTTGTGCATTCTTTTGTTGCTGGTGATGGGTCTAAATCATGCTCAGACCACCTATTTTCTTGGATTGAAAGTGTGTCAAAAGAAGTGAAGGCATTTGATCTACATCGCGGGTTTTACATTGAGGAAGAAGAGAGTGAAGAAATTATTGGTGTGCATAGTGAAAAACTTGCATTAGCTTTTGCCTTTGTTTGTGGGCCTTCTGCACCTCAAAGTATAAGAATTGTGAAAAACCTGAGAATGTGTGGGGACTGCCATTGGATGGCTAAATATATTTCTATGAAATATGGATGTGAAATATATCTGAGTGACTCAAAGTGCTTCCACCATTTCAAATCTGGGCGTTGTTCCTGTGGCGATTATTGGTAG
- the LOC110606892 gene encoding pentatricopeptide repeat-containing protein At1g19720 isoform X1 yields the protein MENLMASMISTTLPPIVNARDTLSKFSPRNATSSIPSPVKLHPRITDSHLNYLCKMGRLSEAVMALESIGQHGSKVRPKTFINLLQSCIDSNSVTLGRQVHAHIDLVEEKTPFLDTKLVSMYAKCGSLRDARKLFDETRDKNLYTWSAIIGAYSREHRWKEVVGLFYMMMEYDCLPDGFLLPKILQACGNCRDIKTGELVHSLAVKCGVDSFPFINNSILAVYAKCAKLSLARRCFESMEKRDKVAWNTMISGYCQIGEIEEAQRLFDEMYEEGIKPCLVTWNIMISGYNQIGCCDVAMELMKKMENLGINPDVVTWTSMISGFAQNNRTDKALDLLNEMILAEVVPNGVTISSALSACASLKVLNQGLEIHALAVKMGFTDDVLVGNSLIEMYSKCGEPEAASEVFDMMSEKDIYSWNSMIGGYCQAGYCGKAYVLFMQMQKSEIQPNVITWNNMISGYIQNGDEDRAMDLFRRMEKDGKMKRDTASWNSLISGYLQIGQKDKAMSIFRQMQYCSVSPNTVTILSVLPACASLIALKKVKEIHGCVLRRNLVSVLAVSNSLIDTYAKSGNIGYSRTIFGRMLWKDFITWNTLIGGYVLYGCSDAALNLVDQMRKLGIKPNRSTFVSIILAHSLVGMVDEGERAFSSMIEDHQIIPSLEHYLAMVHLYGRSGKLKEALKFIEDMPMKPDSSVWSALLTACFIHGNFGLAIHAGESLLDLEPADSLIQQLVLQAHSLCGKPGDSSEVKRFEKDFKVPKLIGHSWIEVKNVVHSFVAGDGSKSCSDHLFSWIESVSKEVKAFDLHRGFYIEEEESEEIIGVHSEKLALAFAFVCGPSAPQSIRIVKNLRMCGDCHWMAKYISMKYGCEIYLSDSKCFHHFKSGRCSCGDYW from the coding sequence ATGGAGAACTTGATGGCGTCCATGATTTCTACAACCCTACCACCGATCGTGAACGCCCGTGACACACTATCAAAATTCTCACCGAGAAACGCCACATCCTCAATTCCCTCACCAGTAAAGCTCCACCCAAGAATCACAGACTCACATTTGAATTACCTGTGCAAAATGGGTCGCTTGAGTGAGGCCGTAATGGCTCTTGAATCCATAGGTCAACATGGATCCAAGGTAAGACCTAAAACGTTCATCAATTTGCTTCAGTCCTGCATTGACTCCAATTCTGTTACTCTGGGCCGGCAGGTTCATGCGCATATTGATTTGGTCGAAGAAAAAACCCCATTTCTCGATACCAAGTTGGTTAGTATGTATGCTAAATGTGGATCTTTAAGGGATGCACGTAAACTGTTTGATGAAACTCGGGATAAAAACTTGTATACATGGTCGGCGATCATTGGTGCGTATTCCAGAGAGCACAGGTGGAAGGAAGTTGTGGGGCTTTTTTATATGATGATGGAATACGATTGTCTACCTGATGGATTTTTGTTGCCTAAGATATTGCAGGCGTGTGGAAATTGTAGGGATATTAAGACCGGTGAATTGGTACATTCTTTGGCGGTCAAATGTGGAGTGGATAGCTTCCCATTTATTAATAATTCGATTTTGGCTGTGTATGCAAAGTGCGCGAAATTGAGTTTGGCAAGGAGGTGTTTTGAGAGCATGGAAAAAAGAGATAAAGTGGCTTGGAATACTATGATATCTGGGTATTGCCAAATTGGTGAGATTGAGGAAGCTCAAAGATTGTTTGATGAAATGTATGAAGAAGGGATCAAGCCATGTTTAGTAACTTGGAATATAATGATATCTGGTTATAATCAGATAGGTTGTTGTGATGTTGCAATGGAATTGATGAAGAAAATGGAGAATTTGGGGATAAATCCTGATGTTGTCACCTGGACATCAATGATCTCAGGGTTTGCTCAAAACAATAGGACAGATAAGGCACTCGATTTGTTGAATGAGATGATTTTGGCGGAGGTTGTACCCAATGGAGTTACCATTTCCAGTGCACTTTCAGCATGTGCATCTCTGAAAGTATTAAATCAAGGGTTAGAAATTCATGCACTCGCTGTTAAGATGGGTTTTACTGATGATGTGCTAGTTGGAAATTCACTTATTGAAATGTATTCAAAGTGTGGTGAACCTGAAGCTGCTTCGGAGGTCTTTGATATGATGTCAGAGAAGGATATTTATAGTTGGAACTCGATGATTGGAGGATATTGTCAAGCTGGATATTGTGGTAAAGCCTATGTGCTCTTTATGCAAATGCAAAAATCTGAAATACAACCTAATGTCATCACGTGGAATAATATGATATCTGGATATATACAAAATGGAGATGAGGATCGAGCCATGGATCTCTTTCGAAGGATGGAGAAAGATGGGAAAATGAAGCGGGATACTGCATCATGGAACTCTCTTATTTCTGGTTATTTGCAAATTGGACAAAAGGACAAGGCAATGAGCATATTTCGACAAATGCAGTATTGTAGTGTTAGTCCCAATACTGTTACCATTTTGAGTGTCTTACCTGCTTGTGCAAGTTTAATTGCtctaaaaaaagtaaaagagaTCCACGGTTGTGTGTTGCGCAGAAATCTAGTATCTGTACTTGCAGTTTCAAACTCACTGATTGACACTTATGCAAAATCAGGGAACATAGGATATTCAAGAACCATATTTGGTAGAATGTTATGGAAAGATTTCATTACCTGGAACACACTGATTGGGGGTTATGTTTTAtatggttgttcagatgctgcCCTTAATCTTGTTGACCAGATGAGAAAGCTGGGAATTAAGCCAAACAGAAGTACTTTTGTGAGTATTATTCTTGCACACAGTCTTGTTGGAATGGTGGATGAGGGGGAGCGAGCTTTCTCTAGCATGATTGAAGACCATCAAATTATACCTTCTTTAGAACATTATTTAGCTATGGTACACTTGTATGGTCGTTCTGGTAAGCTCAAAGAGGCATTGAAATTTATTGAGGATATGCCAATGAAACCTGACTCCTCTGTTTGGTCTGCCTTGCTAACTGCTTGCTTCATTCATGGCAATTTCGGCCTGGCAATCCATGCAGGGGAAAGTTTACTTGACTTGGAACCAGCGGATTCTTTGATCCAGCAGTTAGTTTTGCAGGCACACAGTTTATGTGGAAAACCTGGAGATTCTTCAGAAGTGAAAAGATTTGAGAAGGATTTCAAAGTACCAAAACTCATTGGACATAGCTGGATTGAAGTAAAAAACGTTGTGCATTCTTTTGTTGCTGGTGATGGGTCTAAATCATGCTCAGACCACCTATTTTCTTGGATTGAAAGTGTGTCAAAAGAAGTGAAGGCATTTGATCTACATCGCGGGTTTTACATTGAGGAAGAAGAGAGTGAAGAAATTATTGGTGTGCATAGTGAAAAACTTGCATTAGCTTTTGCCTTTGTTTGTGGGCCTTCTGCACCTCAAAGTATAAGAATTGTGAAAAACCTGAGAATGTGTGGGGACTGCCATTGGATGGCTAAATATATTTCTATGAAATATGGATGTGAAATATATCTGAGTGACTCAAAGTGCTTCCACCATTTCAAATCTGGGCGTTGTTCCTGTGGCGATTATTGGTAG
- the LOC110606353 gene encoding jacalin-related lectin 3 isoform X2: protein MSVGPWGSQNGVRWDDGVFNSVRQVVIFYGAQVDSIQFEYDKMGTSVWSDKHGGTGGFRTNKVKLDYPDEYLVSVSGHYGNVVDCGPILIRSLTFESNKRKYGPFGIQQGTHFSFPLTGGKLVGFHGRCSWYLDSIGVYLMPLLQRNPSKNLATATGRITGNKEKDPSDSEVENNLKVVTSNAVIGRTMKAVSHGPWGGNGGMLFDDGVYTGVREIHLTRYGGVVSIRVCYDLNGQAIWGNKNGGSGGIRLDKIIFDYPSEILTHVTGYYGSTILRGPIVVKSLTFHTNKMKYGPFGDEQGIFFSSGSNNGFVVGFHGRKGWFIDSIGVHVAQVNLSRQSRPSHDPPVSTNIQAYEVTVPGMVKEPAAAAAWSSGPWGGDGGKPWDDGVFSGVKKIFLAKGEAIYSIQIKYDRNGQSAWSVRHGGGSEGSSHLIKFEYPYEILTSVCGYHGSLTGDESHNVIKSLTFYTNKGKYGPYGVETGTFFTTTKTEGKIVGFHGRSGCYLNSIGVHTQQWSSDRESAPQGPPGERGGTVKTIFNKLFN, encoded by the exons ATGTCTGTTGGTCCATGGGGAAGCCAAAATGGAGTACGGTGGGATGATGGAGTTTTCAACTCCGTAAGACAAGTGGTGATCTTCTATGGGGCTCAGGTTGATTCCATCCAGTTTGAGTATGACAAGATGGGGACTTCAGTTTGGTCTGACAAGCACGGTGGAACTGGTGGTTTCAGGACAAATAAG GTGAAGCTTGATTATCCTGATGAATATCTTGTATCTGTAAGTGGCCATTATGGAAACGTGGTTGACTGTGGTCCAATACTTATTCGTTCTCTTACGTTCGAGAGCAACAAAAGGAAGTACGGACCTTTTGGAATTCAGCAAGGAACTCATTTCTCGTTTCCATTGACAGGCGGCAAATTAGTGGGTTTCCATGGTCGTTGCAGTTGGTACCTTGATTCCATCGGAGTTTACTTAATGCCTCTCCTGCAACGAAATCCATCCAAGAATCTTGCTACTGCTACTGGCCGAATTACAGGCAACAAAGAGAAAGACCCCAGCGACTCTGAAGTGGAAAACAACCTGAAG GTGGTTACTTCTAACGCAGTCATCGGTAGAACCATGAAGGCAGTGTCACATGGACCGTGGGGTGGCAATGGTGGAATGCTATTTGATGATGGAGTTTATACAGGCGTCCGAGAAATTCATTTGACACGATATGGAGGCGTTGTTTCCATAAGAGTTTGCTATGATCTGAATGGCCAAGCAATATGGGGTAACAAAAATGGTGGAAGCGGAGGAATTAGATTAGACAAG ATAATTTTCGATTATCCATCTGAAATCTTGACTCACGTAACTGGATATTATGGATCAACTATCCTAAGAGGGCCTATCGTCGTCAAGTCCCTGACGTTTCACACCAACAAGATGAAATATGGACCCTTTGGGGATGAACAAGGGATCTTTTTCTCCTCTGGTTCTAACAATGGGTTTGTTGTTGGATTCCATGGAAGAAAGGGATGGTTCATAGACAGTATTGGAGTCCATGTCGCAcaagttaacttatcaagacaATCTCGGCCTTCTCATGATCCCCCCGTTTCCACCAACATTCAAGCATACGAG GTTACGGTCCCTGGAATGGTGAAAGAACCTGCTGCAGCTGCTGCATGGTCATCAGGACCATGGGGTGGCGATGGAGGCAAGCCCTGGGACGATGGAGTATTCTCTGGGGTTAAGAAGATTTTCCTGGCAAAAGGAGAAGCCATATATAGTATCCAAATCAAGTATGATAGAAATGGCCAATCTGCTTGGTCGGTTAGGCATGGAGGTGGCAGTGAAGGAAGCTCTCACTTG ATCAAATTTGAGTATCCATACGAGATTCTTACCAGTGTTTGCGGTTACCATGGATCTCTCACTGGAGATGAAAGCCATAATGTAATAAAATCCCTCACATTCTATACTAATAAGGGGAAATATGGACCATATGGAGTGGAAACAGGAACTTTTTTCACTACCACTAAGACAGAAGGAAAGATTGTTGGGTTCCATGGGAGGAGTGGATGTTACTTGAATTCAATTGGAGTTCATACGCAACAATGGTCAAGTGATCGAGAATCGGCTCCGCAAGGGCCTCCAGGAGAACGAGGTGGTACTGTCAAAACTATTTTCAATAAgttgtttaattaa
- the LOC110606353 gene encoding jacalin-related lectin 3 isoform X1, protein MSYEGGENNYMSVGPWGSQNGVRWDDGVFNSVRQVVIFYGAQVDSIQFEYDKMGTSVWSDKHGGTGGFRTNKVKLDYPDEYLVSVSGHYGNVVDCGPILIRSLTFESNKRKYGPFGIQQGTHFSFPLTGGKLVGFHGRCSWYLDSIGVYLMPLLQRNPSKNLATATGRITGNKEKDPSDSEVENNLKVVTSNAVIGRTMKAVSHGPWGGNGGMLFDDGVYTGVREIHLTRYGGVVSIRVCYDLNGQAIWGNKNGGSGGIRLDKIIFDYPSEILTHVTGYYGSTILRGPIVVKSLTFHTNKMKYGPFGDEQGIFFSSGSNNGFVVGFHGRKGWFIDSIGVHVAQVNLSRQSRPSHDPPVSTNIQAYEVTVPGMVKEPAAAAAWSSGPWGGDGGKPWDDGVFSGVKKIFLAKGEAIYSIQIKYDRNGQSAWSVRHGGGSEGSSHLIKFEYPYEILTSVCGYHGSLTGDESHNVIKSLTFYTNKGKYGPYGVETGTFFTTTKTEGKIVGFHGRSGCYLNSIGVHTQQWSSDRESAPQGPPGERGGTVKTIFNKLFN, encoded by the exons ATG aGTTATGAAGGAGGCGAGAACAACTATATGTCTGTTGGTCCATGGGGAAGCCAAAATGGAGTACGGTGGGATGATGGAGTTTTCAACTCCGTAAGACAAGTGGTGATCTTCTATGGGGCTCAGGTTGATTCCATCCAGTTTGAGTATGACAAGATGGGGACTTCAGTTTGGTCTGACAAGCACGGTGGAACTGGTGGTTTCAGGACAAATAAG GTGAAGCTTGATTATCCTGATGAATATCTTGTATCTGTAAGTGGCCATTATGGAAACGTGGTTGACTGTGGTCCAATACTTATTCGTTCTCTTACGTTCGAGAGCAACAAAAGGAAGTACGGACCTTTTGGAATTCAGCAAGGAACTCATTTCTCGTTTCCATTGACAGGCGGCAAATTAGTGGGTTTCCATGGTCGTTGCAGTTGGTACCTTGATTCCATCGGAGTTTACTTAATGCCTCTCCTGCAACGAAATCCATCCAAGAATCTTGCTACTGCTACTGGCCGAATTACAGGCAACAAAGAGAAAGACCCCAGCGACTCTGAAGTGGAAAACAACCTGAAG GTGGTTACTTCTAACGCAGTCATCGGTAGAACCATGAAGGCAGTGTCACATGGACCGTGGGGTGGCAATGGTGGAATGCTATTTGATGATGGAGTTTATACAGGCGTCCGAGAAATTCATTTGACACGATATGGAGGCGTTGTTTCCATAAGAGTTTGCTATGATCTGAATGGCCAAGCAATATGGGGTAACAAAAATGGTGGAAGCGGAGGAATTAGATTAGACAAG ATAATTTTCGATTATCCATCTGAAATCTTGACTCACGTAACTGGATATTATGGATCAACTATCCTAAGAGGGCCTATCGTCGTCAAGTCCCTGACGTTTCACACCAACAAGATGAAATATGGACCCTTTGGGGATGAACAAGGGATCTTTTTCTCCTCTGGTTCTAACAATGGGTTTGTTGTTGGATTCCATGGAAGAAAGGGATGGTTCATAGACAGTATTGGAGTCCATGTCGCAcaagttaacttatcaagacaATCTCGGCCTTCTCATGATCCCCCCGTTTCCACCAACATTCAAGCATACGAG GTTACGGTCCCTGGAATGGTGAAAGAACCTGCTGCAGCTGCTGCATGGTCATCAGGACCATGGGGTGGCGATGGAGGCAAGCCCTGGGACGATGGAGTATTCTCTGGGGTTAAGAAGATTTTCCTGGCAAAAGGAGAAGCCATATATAGTATCCAAATCAAGTATGATAGAAATGGCCAATCTGCTTGGTCGGTTAGGCATGGAGGTGGCAGTGAAGGAAGCTCTCACTTG ATCAAATTTGAGTATCCATACGAGATTCTTACCAGTGTTTGCGGTTACCATGGATCTCTCACTGGAGATGAAAGCCATAATGTAATAAAATCCCTCACATTCTATACTAATAAGGGGAAATATGGACCATATGGAGTGGAAACAGGAACTTTTTTCACTACCACTAAGACAGAAGGAAAGATTGTTGGGTTCCATGGGAGGAGTGGATGTTACTTGAATTCAATTGGAGTTCATACGCAACAATGGTCAAGTGATCGAGAATCGGCTCCGCAAGGGCCTCCAGGAGAACGAGGTGGTACTGTCAAAACTATTTTCAATAAgttgtttaattaa